AGTGAGAATCAGGACCCGGATACGTCTTACATCGAGACCGTTGTGGATCAGATCAAACTGCACATGAAACCAGGCATGCTGATTACGCTGGAGAGCACCACTTATCCAGGTACCACCGAAGAACTGATCCAGCAGCAGCTGGACAAGATCGGACAAGAAGCAGGTAAAGACTATTTCCTCTGCTTCTCGCCTGAGCGTGTGGACCCGTCGAACGGACGTTTCACAACATTTAATACGCCGAAAGTAATCGGGGGCACGACTGAAGCCTGCCTGAAACTCGGAACAGCATTATATAGCAAGTATGTAGAAACCGTAGTACCGGTATCTTCGCCGAAAGTGGCTGAGATGTCCAAACTGCTGGAGAACACATTCCGCAGCGTGAACATTGCCTTTGTAAATGAAATGGCGATGATGTGTGACCGCATGGGCATTGATATCTGGGAAGTTATTGACGCGGCAGCGACGAAACCATTTGGTTTCATGCCATTCTATCCAGGCCCAGGCATCGGTGGACACTGCATTCCGCTTGATCCGATGTACCTGTCATGGAAGGCCAAAGGCTTCCGTTTCTATAGCAAATTCATTGAGCTCGCGCAATCCACCAATGACAACATGCCATATTATGTATTGAACAAAACGTCAACGATTCTGAACGAATACGCTAAATCCGTACGTAAATCCAATATTCTGCTCCTCGGCATGTCGTACAAGCCTAATATTGCCGACCTGCGTGAATCACCAGGACTGGAAGTATATGAACTGTTCAAGGAAAGTGGAGCTAACGTTAGCTACTACGATCCACATGCGGATTCCTTCCAGGACAAGCATGGGGAGACCGTACACAGCGAAGCGTTCAATCTGGAGCAGTTCAAGAAGTACGATTGCATCGTGCTGATCACCAACCACAGCGATTTGCCTTACTTTGATATTGCCGAGATGGGTGTACCGATTCTGGATACACGTAATGCGTTCCGTTCATACACACATCCGCATATCTACAAGATTGGTCACTCGGTACAGCATCCTGTGCTTGAGCCAAGTGAAGCGTTGCTCGTCTGAGGAAATATATGAGGCAACGGGGCAAACTGGTGGGTATGGCGAAATGGGCCATTCTGGCTGTGGTGTTGTGCCTGCTGCTTCTTTCCTGGATGTTCAAATGGTTCTCGGCAGAGGAACACAAAGCGACCTGGCTGTGGGACGCGTCCATTATTGCAGAGCAGACACCTGAGATTATTGCTTTCTCCAAAGAACAGGGCGTCGATACCATCTTCCTTCAAATCCAGGATGAGTTGCCTGACGCAACATACCGCAAATTCATTGCGGCTGCCCGACAGGCTGAGATTGAAGTGCATGGACTTAACGGTCATGCAGACTGGGCCTATGAGGAGAAGCGGGATGAAGGACTTGCTTTTATCGAGCGAGTACGAGCATACAATGCAGCTTCGGCCAAGAATGAACGTTTCGAAGGCATTCAACTGGATGTGGAGCCGTATCAGCTGAAGCGCTGGGAGAACGAGGAGAGCAGCGTCATTGCAGAGTGGCAGAACAACATGAAGGCCTGGACAAAAGCCGGCGAGGATGCCGGACTGTACATGAGCGCTGCCATTCCGTTCTG
The nucleotide sequence above comes from Paenibacillus sp. W2I17. Encoded proteins:
- a CDS encoding nucleotide sugar dehydrogenase, with amino-acid sequence MENQQFHTLLNAIENKEAVLGVVGLGYVGLPLAVEMVNQGFTVIGIDLDASKVESIYQGDSYIHDISSDELKKVMQSGRFQPTTDYSMLRVIDALSICVPTPLSENQDPDTSYIETVVDQIKLHMKPGMLITLESTTYPGTTEELIQQQLDKIGQEAGKDYFLCFSPERVDPSNGRFTTFNTPKVIGGTTEACLKLGTALYSKYVETVVPVSSPKVAEMSKLLENTFRSVNIAFVNEMAMMCDRMGIDIWEVIDAAATKPFGFMPFYPGPGIGGHCIPLDPMYLSWKAKGFRFYSKFIELAQSTNDNMPYYVLNKTSTILNEYAKSVRKSNILLLGMSYKPNIADLRESPGLEVYELFKESGANVSYYDPHADSFQDKHGETVHSEAFNLEQFKKYDCIVLITNHSDLPYFDIAEMGVPILDTRNAFRSYTHPHIYKIGHSVQHPVLEPSEALLV